GCCGTGGGGTTCTGCCACGCCGGTGGCGCCTCGTTCCAGAGCCGCCGCATAGGCCAAGTCGGTATCGGCAACTTCGAAGGCGATATCTCGTACTCCGTCCCCATGGCGTTGTAGGAAGGAATTCATGAAGCCATTGGAGCTCATGGGGGTCGTGAGCAAGAAGGTCGCCTTCTTTTGGCGTAGAGCGTAGGAGGTGCTCTCTCGTTGACCAGTCTCCAGGCCGGAGTAGGCAAATTGGGAAAAACCGAAGGCGTTGCGGTAAAAAAAGCTCGCCTGCTTGGCATTTCCGACCCAAAATTCAACATGGTGGATGCGTTTGAGTTCGAGAGGGTCTTGGCTCGGTTTGTCCTTGCTCACGGTATCCTCCAGGGGGGTTCTCTTGGTTGCTCGAGACGACAAGAGAATTAGTCTACCATGTAAACGATTGTCATCGCGGCTAGAGGCATCGTCAAGGTGAAGGGGGAGAGAGTGAATTCTGTTCCGGTGGAAGATAGTGAAGAGGAGCAGCTCGCTGCGCCTTCGGCCTCCTTAGAGTCGGCAGTCAGCTATGGAGTGCTAGAGGAGTGCATCGGCTACAACCTGAGGATTGCCTATGCTCTCGCCAGCCAGTTGTTTGCGCAGGATTTCGAAGGCCAAGACTTAGCCCCCATTCAGTTTGCAGCTCTCGAGTTCATCGCTCACAACCCGAATCTTTCTCAACGCCAGATCGCGGCTCATATCGGCACCACTCCGACGGTGCTGGTCAAACCACTCGAGCGCCTCGAGACCATGGGCTTGGTGACTCGTTCCCGGTCAGCTCAAGATCGCCGGCGGTCCCGAGTGCATCTGACGGCAGATGGAGAGGCCCTTCTCGCTCAGGCACGGCCGCGAATTCTTCAAGTGGAGGATCGGTTAGCCGCAAACCTCTCCCGTGGAGAACGAGAGACGTTGCTGCGGctggtgagaaaattgttgacgGTCCGGGAGCAAGCCGTCGAACCTACCAGAGAGGGCTAGGTTGCTAGCTGCGGGAGGTCTCGGAAGAGCTCGAGGGCTTGGGGGTTGGCGAGAGCGTCGGCGTTCTTGACCGGCCTGTGGTGGACGAGGTTGCTGACCGCCAGCTCGGAGATCTTCCCACTCAGAGTGCGGGGAATGTCGTCCACCTGGATGACTTTGGCGGGGACGTGCCGAGGGGTGGCGTTGCTGCGGATGTGGCGGCGAATTCGGTCCACGAGGGAGTCGCCGAGAACTTGGCCCGAGCGCAGCCGTACAAACAGCACCACCCGCACATCACCTTGCCATTGCTGACCGATCACCAGGCTTTCCACAATCTCTTCCAGCTGCTCGACCTGCCGATAGATTTCTGCGGTTCCAATGCGCACACCGCCCGGATTGAGAGTGGCGTCGGAGCGGCCATGGAAAATCATACCGCCCCGCTCAGTGAGCTCGACCCAGTCCCCGTGGCGCCAGATGCCAGGGAATACATCAAAGTAGGCCTGCCGATACCGTTCGCCGTCTGGGTCGTTCCAGAATCCGACGGGCATCGACGGAAAAGCCCGAGTGCAGACGAGCTCTCCCTTCTCTCCGATCAGGGCGTTGCCTTGGGGGTCGAAGACCTCTACCTTCATGCCTAGACCACAAACCTGAAGCTCACCGCGGTAGACCGGGGCTGTCGGGTTTCCGAGGGCAAAACAGGAGATGAGGTCCGTGCCCCCAGCAATAGAGGACAAGCAGAGATTCTCTTTGATCCGCGAATAGACATAGTCATAGCTCTCCGGTGCCAGGGGAGAGCCGGTTGAGAGAATGGCTCTGAGGGTCGATAAATCATGGCTCTCGATGGGAGCCAAGCCCTCTTTTTCCGCCAGTGCAATGTACTTGGCACTGGTACCGAAATGAGTCAAGCCCTCGGCCTGCGCCATGTCGAAGAGAATCTCTTTCCGTTGGGGGAAGGGAGAGCCATCGTAGAGCACCACGGTGGCCCCAACGGCCAAGCTGCTGACCAGCCAATTCCACATCATCCAACCGCAAGTGGAGTAGTAGAAGATGCGGTCCCCTCGCTTGAGGTCCGTGTGAAGTACCAGCTCCTTGAGGTGTTGAAGCAGGGTACCGCCGGCTCCGTGGACCATGCATTTGGGCAAGCCAGTGGTGCCCGAGGAGTACATGATGTAGAGCGGGTGGTCGAAGGGTAGCTGCTCGAAACTCAGGGGCCGAGGGCTCGAGTCGGGATTGGGTCCGGCAAGAAAGTCGCGGTAGAGAGTGGCCCTGGGCACACCGGAAAGAGTCGGGTCTTCCTTCGCAAAAGGCACCACGACTAGACGGGTCACGGATGGCAGCTGCTGGATGATACCGGCGATCTTCTCGAGAGAGTCGATAGGTTTTCCCGCCCAGCGATAGCCATCCGCTGTGAAAAGAACCTTTGGAGCGATCTGTCCGAAGCGGTCGAGAACTCCTTGAACGCCAAAATCCGGCGAGCAGGAGGACCAAAGAGCCCCGAGGCTGGTCGCCGCCAGCATCGCTACGACAGCTTCCGGGATGTTGGGCAAGAATCCGGCGACTCGATCTCCGGCCTCGACACCAAGATCCTTCAGGGCTGACGCTGCTGCGGTGACCTCTCGGTGCAGCTCGAGGTAGCTCAGGCTGCGCCGCCGACCCGTCTCGTCCCAGGAGACGAGGGCCTCTGAGTCATCTTGAAAACGGAGCAGGTTTTCTGCAAAGTTGAGGCGTGCCCCTCGAAACCAAGAGGCTCCAGGCATCCGGTCGGGGTCGTCCACCACCTCGGTCCATCGGCGGCTGGCAACCACTTCCACATAGTCCCAGAGGCTGGGCCAGAATTCTTCCGGGTAATCTACAGACCAGCGATGCAGCTCTGGGTAGCTGCGGGTTGCGGTTACCCCGAGCTGGCGCATTCGAGCCGAGTAGGCGGAGAGATTGGCTTTCCGAACCCTTTCCCCTGAGGGCCGCCAGACTGGTTGTTCGGCGACCACGGACTCTAGGTTTCCTGCTTCGCTGGGAGGACTTGACCACGGCACTCGCCAAACCCGATGCGGGCGAATCCTTCGCGCTCACAATAACCCCTAAGGATGACCTCATCGCCATCCGCCAGGAAGCGTCGCTGTTCTCCGGAAGGGAGCTCCAGCGGTTCAGAGCCGCGCCAGGTGAGCTCCAGCAGGCAGCCTCGGGTGTCTTTGGCCTGTCCCGAAACGGTGCCGCTGGCCAATAGATCTCCCGGCCGCATGTTGCAGCCGTTGCTGGAGTGGTGGGTGATCATTTGGGCCACCGTCCAATATAGATCCGTGAAGCGGCCTCGGCTCAGGCGCACCGGCTCTATTCCTTCCGCCCTCATCTGTTCGCTCTGCAGCCAGACCTCGACACTCACATCGAAACCACCAGAGCTCAAATTCTCTTCGGACGAAAGGTGAGGCAAAGGTTGCGGATCGCCTTCCGGACGGTCGAAGGCAGTGCTGCGAAAGGGCGCCAGCGCTTCCGCAGTGACCACCCAGGGAGAAATGCTGGTGGAGAAGCTCTTGGCGAGAAAGGGGCCGAGGGGTTGATATTCCCACTTCTGCAGGTCTCTGGCGGACCAGTCGTTGACCAGGCAGAGACCGAAGATATGGTCCTCCGCCTGGTCGATAGGAATCGTGCTGCCCTGCTCGTTTCCGGGGCCCACGAAGATGCCTACCTCCATTTCATAGTCCAAAAGCTTGGAGGGTCCGAAGGTTGGGGCTTCTGCGTCGTCTGCCTTGGTCTGACCGCAAGGTCGCCGCACCTGGGAGCCACTCACGACAATGGACGAAGCGCGGCCGTGGTAACCGATGGGGATGTGCTTGTAGTTGGGCAGCAAGGGGTTGTCCGGCCGAAACATGCTGCCGACGTTGGTGGCGTGAAACACCGAGGCGTAGAAATCTGTGTAGTCGCCGATGCTGGCCGGAAGTCTCAGCTCGACCTCTTTCATTGGTACCAGGGCCTTACTCACCGAGCGAATCCTGCCGGGGGCCGTGCCCTCCTGAAGCAACTCCACCAGCCGCTGCCGCAGTTCCTGGCGATCGCTGGCGCTCAGAGCCATCATCGCGTTGAGATTGGAAGCGCGGGAGGCGCTGGCCGCGGCGAGTCCCTCAAGTAGGCCGGCTTCTTCACAGCTGTGTAGGTCCAGGATCTGATCGCCGATGGCAACTCCCACATGGGTTTTCCCGGAGTCGTCACGCTGAAAGACCCCGAAGGGAAGATTCTGAATGGGAAAGTCGGTGTCCGGCTGACCGGCGGAAGCGACCCAGCTGGTGAGCTCGCGGTCATGGGTGCGATCGATTTGAtggctcatagaaaagacagtCCTTTAAGGTCGTCGACGGGCTCCTCGAAGGAGCAGGATCCATAGCTCATTGCAAAGTGGCGTCGGGTCTCACTCAGCTGTTCGATGGAAAGTTGGTGATGTCTCCAGCGAATACCCTGGGAAGACATTTGCAAGGTCGTGGCATCTGTCTCCACGAGCAGGTCCGAAAG
The genomic region above belongs to Nerophis lumbriciformis linkage group LG30, RoL_Nlum_v2.1, whole genome shotgun sequence and contains:
- the LOC140676716 gene encoding acetoacetyl-coenzyme A synthetase-like; translation: MRQLGVTATRSYPELHRWSVDYPEEFWPSLWDYVEVVASRRWTEVVDDPDRMPGASWFRGARLNFAENLLRFQDDSEALVSWDETGRRRSLSYLELHREVTAAASALKDLGVEAGDRVAGFLPNIPEAVVAMLAATSLGALWSSCSPDFGVQGVLDRFGQIAPKVLFTADGYRWAGKPIDSLEKIAGIIQQLPSVTRLVVVPFAKEDPTLSGVPRATLYRDFLAGPNPDSSPRPLSFEQLPFDHPLYIMYSSGTTGLPKCMVHGAGGTLLQHLKELVLHTDLKRGDRIFYYSTCGWMMWNWLVSSLAVGATVVLYDGSPFPQRKEILFDMAQAEGLTHFGTSAKYIALAEKEGLAPIESHDLSTLRAILSTGSPLAPESYDYVYSRIKENLCLSSIAGGTDLISCFALGNPTAPVYRGELQVCGLGMKVEVFDPQGNALIGEKGELVCTRAFPSMPVGFWNDPDGERYRQAYFDVFPGIWRHGDWVELTERGGMIFHGRSDATLNPGGVRIGTAEIYRQVEQLEEIVESLVIGQQWQGDVRVVLFVRLRSGQVLGDSLVDRIRRHIRSNATPRHVPAKVIQVDDIPRTLSGKISELAVSNLVHHRPVKNADALANPQALELFRDLPQLAT
- the LOC140676717 gene encoding fumarylacetoacetase-like → MSHQIDRTHDRELTSWVASAGQPDTDFPIQNLPFGVFQRDDSGKTHVGVAIGDQILDLHSCEEAGLLEGLAAASASRASNLNAMMALSASDRQELRQRLVELLQEGTAPGRIRSVSKALVPMKEVELRLPASIGDYTDFYASVFHATNVGSMFRPDNPLLPNYKHIPIGYHGRASSIVVSGSQVRRPCGQTKADDAEAPTFGPSKLLDYEMEVGIFVGPGNEQGSTIPIDQAEDHIFGLCLVNDWSARDLQKWEYQPLGPFLAKSFSTSISPWVVTAEALAPFRSTAFDRPEGDPQPLPHLSSEENLSSGGFDVSVEVWLQSEQMRAEGIEPVRLSRGRFTDLYWTVAQMITHHSSNGCNMRPGDLLASGTVSGQAKDTRGCLLELTWRGSEPLELPSGEQRRFLADGDEVILRGYCEREGFARIGFGECRGQVLPAKQET